ATTTTGTTGAAATATTCGGCTTCCGTCTCTTCTTGAAGCACCTTGTCCCAATCGTTTCCAAACATATGTATAGGCTCCTTTCCCCTGATGAATGCAGTTACGTGCAGCCCAACTACCGGGCTCTTCCTTCTGAGAGCCGCATGTCATGCAACTCATAGACTATCCACCATTTTAACATAACCGGGGACAGCAGACCAGAATTGCGCATCAGGGTATACGTTCACCACGAAATAAACCTTGTTCTTGCTGCACTCCGTATACTCATACGAAAAAGTCACCACGCTGTTGCGTGATGACTTGGTGACGTTATATTTAAACGGGTACCTCTTCGACTTCTTTTACAAGCACACTACTGATTCTCCGTAATCCTTCCTGAAGGACAGAACGCGGACAAGCCAGATTCAACCGAATACAACCCTCACCATTCGCTACAAACATATGACCATCTTCGAGCAACACACCCGCTTGCTCAGCGAAGAATAACGGTAAACTTACATGCTCGGGAGCATATGCCGAGATATCAATCCAGGCCAGATATGTGGCTTCCGGAATATGAAAGACAGCCAGCGGCAGATGCTGCTTCACATACTGTTCTACGCAAGCGAAATTGGCGTCTAGATAACCTTTTAATTGTTTCAGCCACTCATCACCCGTTTCGTAAGCCGCTTGCGTGGCAGCAATGCTCAGTGGGTTTTTGAAACCATAATGGCGTGCCTGCCAGATGTCTCGAAGTGCCTTATTCGGAATGATGACATTGGAGAACATCAGACCAGCCATGTTGAATGTTTTGCTCGGAGACATGCAGGTAATGATTCGATCCGTATCCGGGAACAGCTTCGCAAGTGGCGTATGTCTTTTGCCAGTCCGCAGCAGGTCACAGTGAATTTCATCCGAAATAATCCATACATTGTTCCTCAGACAGATCTCACCCACACGTTGTAACTCTTCCGTTGTCCAGACGCGTCCAGACGGATTATGGGGGTTGCAGAAAATACATACCCTTACCTTCTCATCCTTGGCCTTGCTCTCAAAATCCTCAAAATCAATCGAGTAACGCCCCTGCTCATTAAGCATATCCGAACATACCAGTTCAAGATCATTATGCTCCGCAGCTGACTTGAAAAAACCATAAGACGGGGTCAGGATCAGTACTTTCTCATCCGATTGACAAATATACTCCACCAGTTCATATAAAGCAGGGATGATTCCGTTTGAGGTCTCCAAATGCTCCTTCGGAAAGGACCAATCATAGTACCTTTTCATCCAATTCGAGACAGCTTCATAGTATGCCGGATCAAACACCTGGGAGTAACCCATAATTCTGCGGTCCAAACGTTCCTTCACTGCATCCAGAATCTCGGGAGGTGTGGCGAACTCCATATCTGCAATCCACATGCGAATAAATTCTTCGTCCTTAAATGGAAATGTCATATCTTCTGAAGCGTTAAAAATATATTGACGGAATCCATCCGTATTCATGGCATTTGTACCTGTGCGATCTATAATCTCATCAAAGTTATATTTCATCGTAGCTTCTGCTCCTCTGTCTGCTCAACTTTTCATTGTCGGTTCATGTCGTATGAGATCTATTATTCCATGACGTAGAAATTGCATCAAATGCAATACAATCTATCCTGACGAAACAAATAAAGTTTATTGTTTCTCCAGAATAGGTTTTTCGGCGAGAAAGTGATATATTTTTCATATAACATCATTTTTATGAATGACTTTCACCATTTTCACGTACTCTCAAGAAACATTGCATAAGGAGAACCAGTTATGAACAATATCAATCAGGAAGTTGGTAAGAAAATACGAAACTTTCGGAAGTGGCGGGGACTGACCATTCAACAGCTGGCGGATCAGATCTTCAAGAGCAAGGGCACCCTGTCCAAATATGAGAGCGGAGATATTACACTTGATCTGGTCACGTTACATCATATTGCGAACGCGCTCAACATTCAGGTGGAACAACTCTTGTACCAAGAACCCAGACACGCTTCCCCCCTGATGAATGCAGTTCCGTCCAGCTTTTTCAAGAATTCTACACGTTTCTATTCCTACTTCTATGATGGGCGTAACAACAGTCTCATTCGATGTGTCATTGACATGATGGCTCAATCGGATGCCAACCGTTATCGCACCGTGATGTATATGAATGTGAAGGATTTTGAGAACTACCAGGAATGCGAGAATATGTACTGGGGCCACACCGAACATTATGATACACTCACCACGCTGATTTTAAAAAATCAGGCCACACCGCTGGAGAATCTATATATTAATATTCTGGCATCTTTTCAGGAATCGGAGAAAAAGTGGGGACTGATGGCTGGTGTCTCCTTCAGACCTTTCATGCCGATCGCGCTCAAAATGTTATTCTCCAGAACCCCGCTGCCCGAGAATCAGGAGTTATATAATGAATTAAAAATCTCAAAGGAAGATCTTCGGACCCTGAAAATATACAACATGCTCGCTGTCACTTGAATAACGCAGCGTGTCACCCATTCTCATTATGGATCGGCAACAGTTGCTCCACATTCCTCCTCATTATAAAAGGCACTTCTATAAGCTGTTGAAACCAGCTCATAAAAGTGCCTTTCGCTTTGACGCCTATTCGATCCGGGGATAAGCGAGACTAACGTTTAGTTTTTGATTAAATCCAGCGTCTCGTCAAACATTTGCTTCTGTTCCTCAATCTTGTTCTCATTACCGATCACGCAGCGCTGTTGCTGTTCAAGTACGGCCGATAAGAGCTCAGCAAAACCGATAATGTCGCTTTCCTTCGTGCTTAACACTTCGTCACGTTCCTGTTGCAGATCTGCTTCAGTCACATTCGACAGGTAACACTCCAGAGAGAATGCCCCCTCACCATAAGGTGTTCTCGGCGTGTCTAGATCCTGGATCGCACCAATGATGTAACGTGTCATTTCCCGCTCGTCTGCCCGGAAATCGTTCAAATACTGTGGTATCTCTTCATATACTTTGTACGTTTTAGCGAGGTTCGGATCACGATACGATGCAACGTAGCTGTCACCGTTCCGTCTGAAACCTGACATACAGCCATAAGCTCCGCCTTTGGCGCGGATATTGGTCCACAAGTAATCCAAGGACAGGATGCCCTGCAAGACCCGTAGTGAACCGGTGTATTGATATCCTTTGTCGATATAATTGCCCGTTTGCACGACATACTGCACCTCTGAAGGGGAACGGAATCCTTCCTTATGAGTTGCAGGTGTGAACGTAAACTCTTCCTTGGCAACTTCATGTGTGAACAGCTTCGCTTTCAGATCGGATACCTGTTGCTCCAGTCCTTCATATCCCTGCTCATCGGCAGTATAGCTAACAAGCAAGTTCTCCGGTCTGAAAATATACCCCGTCAACTCTTGCAGGCTGGAAGATAACTCTTCTTTTCTGGCCTCAAAATTCGCCTGAAGATCCTCCAACCACTGGTAGAAGGCGATCCCACTTACAGCTTCCCTGAAATCGGCAACCGCTGAATGTTTGGACGAAGACCGGCCAATTCCCGCAGAGTGTCCGCTATTGATCAGATTACGTTGCAGATTACCTTTCATCTGAGAGATGATCTCATATAATCGCTTCGAATTATCAAATCGGGACGTGAACACAATTTCTTTGATCATATCAAAGGCAAATCCAAGCTTGTCATATAACACTTTGGCGTTGAACTCATAGGTAGCCTTGAATTCATTGTGTTTATGCGCGTTAGCATAAGATCCTATCCCGCTATGAATACCACCCGAATGGATATGGATTTCATTGGACAGTTCATTGAACGAGTAGTTTTGAGTATCCACGTAACCCAGCACATTCTTCAGCAATCCTGCATACGGCAGGAGATGACGAGGCACTTCTTTGATATCAAACAGCAGTCTCAGATAACCAATTCCGTTGGTGTAAAGGTTATGATGGAGAATGGTTGTGTCGTCGACCTGTTTCACCGTTTGATGCAACGTAGAGGCCTTCGGTTCAATATCTTCAATCGATAATGTCGGAATGACCTGCTGCTGTTCTTTGGTTGAAGGTGTATTCTGATACTCGGCGAGTGCTTCCGTTTTCTGAATCAGCGTCTGCACTTCTTCCTCACTAAGACCGGCCTGAATGGTTTTCAGACGCGCTTTCAGCGCTTCTTCTTTGCGTGAATTCAACCCTTTGTCCGGTGTCAGGGCCACAAAGGAAGTATGTGTGTTTTGTAATAAATACTTTTCAATAAGTTGTTCGAAGTAACCTTCGTTCATTTTTGTCCGCAGCTCAGCAAATACGTCATTGGCTTCTAAATGAGTGAAAGGTGCCTCTTCATCGTACAGCCAGCTTTGCAGGGAGGAGAATCCGTAGATCAAGCCCTTCGGCATTCTGCCATAGTCCGCTTCCCTGTGATTGAACTCATACGAGTTAATTCCAGCAAGCAGCGCTTTAGGATCAAAACCTTCTTTTACCACACGCTCAAGCACTTCTTTGACCGTTCCCAGGAAATCCTCTTTGCTCGCCAGGTTACTCTTCTTCAGTCCCACCGTGAACACAGGCTGATACAGGCTGTC
The window above is part of the Paenibacillus sp. 1781tsa1 genome. Proteins encoded here:
- a CDS encoding helix-turn-helix domain-containing protein, producing the protein MNNINQEVGKKIRNFRKWRGLTIQQLADQIFKSKGTLSKYESGDITLDLVTLHHIANALNIQVEQLLYQEPRHASPLMNAVPSSFFKNSTRFYSYFYDGRNNSLIRCVIDMMAQSDANRYRTVMYMNVKDFENYQECENMYWGHTEHYDTLTTLILKNQATPLENLYINILASFQESEKKWGLMAGVSFRPFMPIALKMLFSRTPLPENQELYNELKISKEDLRTLKIYNMLAVT
- a CDS encoding MalY/PatB family protein, which codes for MKYNFDEIIDRTGTNAMNTDGFRQYIFNASEDMTFPFKDEEFIRMWIADMEFATPPEILDAVKERLDRRIMGYSQVFDPAYYEAVSNWMKRYYDWSFPKEHLETSNGIIPALYELVEYICQSDEKVLILTPSYGFFKSAAEHNDLELVCSDMLNEQGRYSIDFEDFESKAKDEKVRVCIFCNPHNPSGRVWTTEELQRVGEICLRNNVWIISDEIHCDLLRTGKRHTPLAKLFPDTDRIITCMSPSKTFNMAGLMFSNVIIPNKALRDIWQARHYGFKNPLSIAATQAAYETGDEWLKQLKGYLDANFACVEQYVKQHLPLAVFHIPEATYLAWIDISAYAPEHVSLPLFFAEQAGVLLEDGHMFVANGEGCIRLNLACPRSVLQEGLRRISSVLVKEVEEVPV
- a CDS encoding insulinase family protein, which gives rise to MLKQLKPYKVLQERRIEELKSDAYLLEHQKSGAKIVLLSNQDDNKVFSIGFRTPPEDDTGVAHILEHSVLCGSKKFPAKDSFVELLKGSLNTFLNAMTYPDKTIYPIASRNDHDFHNLMDIYLDAVLNTNIYENEKIFLQEGWNYNLASADDELTYNGVVYNEMKGAFSSPERMVRREVLNSLFPDTTYSSESGGFPEAILDLTYQGLLDFHTRYYHPSNSYIYLYGDMDMEEKLQWLDENYLSAYDRIDIDSAIQLQPAFAERVDTVKTYSAGSTESEVDNSFLTYNAVIGTSLDKELNISFQILLYALLNAPGAVLKQALLDKGIAKDVYGSYDDSLYQPVFTVGLKKSNLASKEDFLGTVKEVLERVVKEGFDPKALLAGINSYEFNHREADYGRMPKGLIYGFSSLQSWLYDEEAPFTHLEANDVFAELRTKMNEGYFEQLIEKYLLQNTHTSFVALTPDKGLNSRKEEALKARLKTIQAGLSEEEVQTLIQKTEALAEYQNTPSTKEQQQVIPTLSIEDIEPKASTLHQTVKQVDDTTILHHNLYTNGIGYLRLLFDIKEVPRHLLPYAGLLKNVLGYVDTQNYSFNELSNEIHIHSGGIHSGIGSYANAHKHNEFKATYEFNAKVLYDKLGFAFDMIKEIVFTSRFDNSKRLYEIISQMKGNLQRNLINSGHSAGIGRSSSKHSAVADFREAVSGIAFYQWLEDLQANFEARKEELSSSLQELTGYIFRPENLLVSYTADEQGYEGLEQQVSDLKAKLFTHEVAKEEFTFTPATHKEGFRSPSEVQYVVQTGNYIDKGYQYTGSLRVLQGILSLDYLWTNIRAKGGAYGCMSGFRRNGDSYVASYRDPNLAKTYKVYEEIPQYLNDFRADEREMTRYIIGAIQDLDTPRTPYGEGAFSLECYLSNVTEADLQQERDEVLSTKESDIIGFAELLSAVLEQQQRCVIGNENKIEEQKQMFDETLDLIKN